The Naumovozyma dairenensis CBS 421 chromosome 1, complete genome genome includes a region encoding these proteins:
- the NDD1 gene encoding Ndd1p (similar to Saccharomyces cerevisiae NDD1 (YOR372C); ancestral locus Anc_7.8), whose protein sequence is MQNKVPRSQRNTIGDSSATLALDQNNNTSSSTQQQQQNNVKEGTPSFVINEVDNQSDTSFFKSFTENLKYVFNSPLPTTTQFPTPYSNQMNPQNNIFNNKLNNNANGSNNIDDKSPMNQQRDNDSSLIENSMLPNLPLVGTLIQQQEQQEQQKQQSRQQVNNSQIQEGKQNTIQENQQPLLPPPQQQQQQQQQQYKAASGETLNDMNVQPSTALNFGTAFPNEFLLASPEQLREFLLDSPAGFNFFHKTPAKTPLRFVTDNAGIHSNTNSNNKNNNNNNNLFNIPVVSSSVERTNTNNNNNNTNNNNVLYSMLNSRTPLRKIDLNLMFNSNQLSNSMSPSKRISMSLTPYGRRILNNFGTPYPKTLNINNSDNNTSNSALIDFQNARKDSNNHIVQNKLFQSPELTLQDSQTRLLMTTPKPDKKSKLSTNDIKHMINNNKTNNNSNDIHCNKENLLPKAISVYDNINNNNSRNNDYDGDDNNNNHTDIYGSSPTTVQLNSSVTKSISKPTYLPLNKDINELPTLSRAILNNNHINNSIHNNNIPILTTTSVIDPNLDTRLLEEDDEAVPLSPTPKNNLTNKPIRIPDLPKMGSFKNERTLSIASNKSTSSSINPINQIDKPVLTSSSIQKTMKSTNTGKVKRIVKKQPKFQIIVSSAHRFNSTGGTNNLKQQKKKSSLKRSHSEINGSIHTKNDNVKRKNYGNDNSSNKNF, encoded by the coding sequence ATGCAAAATAAAGTACCTCGCTCTCAGAGGAATACTATCGGAGATTCTTCCGCAACACTGGCTTTggatcaaaataataatacgtCGAGTTCGACccaacagcaacaacaaaataacGTCAAAGAAGGAACCCCATCTTTTGTTATAAATGAGGTAGATAATCAGAGTGATACTagttttttcaaatcattcaCTGAGAACTTAAAATACGTATTCAATAGTCCCTTACCAACTACTACTCAATTTCCAACTCcatattcaaatcaaatgaacccacaaaataatatttttaacaATAAACTTAACAATAATGCTAATGGgagtaataatattgatgacAAATCGCCAATGAATCAACAAAGGGATAATGACTCCTCACTTATAGAAAATAGTATGTTGCCTAATCTTCCGTTAGTTGGTACTCTAATTCagcaacaagaacaacagGAGCAGCAAAAGCAACAGTCACGGCAACAGGTTAATAATTCACAAATCCAAGAAGGAAAACAGAATACAATCCAGGAAAATCAACAACCGCTACTACCACCTCcacagcagcagcaacaacaacaacaacaacaatataaGGCAGCGTCTGGAGAAACTCTTAATGACATGAATGTTCAACCTTCAACTGCTTTAAATTTCGGAACAGCTTTCCCAAATGAGTTTTTATTGGCATCTCCTGAACAACTAAGAGAGTTTTTATTGGATTCTCCAGCTggttttaatttctttcataAAACTCCTGCAAAGACTCCTTTACGTTTCGTCACTGATAATGCTGGTATACATTCTAACAcaaatagtaataataagaacaataacaataacaataatctATTCAATATCCCTGTAGTTTCAAGTTCTGTTGAACGtactaatactaataataataataataatacaaataataataatgttctCTATTCGATGCTAAATTCTAGAACACCTCTTAGGaaaattgatttaaatttaatgttCAATAGTAATCAACTATCTAATTCCATGTCACCATCTAAACGAATATCAATGTCTTTGACGCCATATGGTAGAAGAATTCTAAACAATTTTGGTACACCTTATCCAAAAACtttaaatattaataatagtgATAATAACACTTCAAATAGTGCATTAATAGATTTCCAAAATGCAAGAAAAGATAGTAACAATCATATAGTTCAAAATAAACTATTCCAAAGTCCAGAATTAACATTACAAGACTCACAAACGAGATTATTAATGACTACTCCAAAACCAGATAAAAAATCGAAACTATCCACAAATGATATCAAACATATGattaataacaacaagactaataataatagtaacgATATTCATTgtaacaaagaaaatttacTTCCGAAGGCTATATCAGtttatgataatattaacaacaataacagCAGGAATAATGATTATGATGGcgatgataataataataatcacACAGATATATATGGTTCTTCGCCGACAACAgttcaattaaattcatctGTGACcaaatcaatttcaaaaccAACATATTTACCTCTTAATAAGGATATAAATGAGCTTCCCACTTTATCAAGAGCAATactaaataataatcatatcAATAACTCAATtcataataacaatattcCTATTCTTACAACTACTAGTGTCATTGATCCAAACTTAGATACCCGATTActagaagaagatgatgaggCAGTCCCCTTATCACCAACGCCAAAGAATAATTTAACTAATAAGCCAATAAGAATTCCCGATTTGCCCAAAATGGGatcttttaaaaatgaGAGAACATTATCAATAGCATCCAATaaatcaacatcatcatccatCAATCCTATAAACCAGATTGATAAACCTGTACTAACGTCATCTTCCATTCAAAAGACAATGAAATCAACGAATACAGGGAAAGTTAAAAGAATAGTTAAGAAGCAAccaaaatttcaaataatcgTATCTAGCGCACATCGATTCAATTCCACAGGGGGTACTAATAATCTTAAACAacagaaaaagaaatctaGCTTGAAAAGATCCCATTCTGAAATAAATGGTTCCATACATACAAAGAATGATAACgtgaaaaggaaaaattatgGCAATGATAACTCTAGTAACAAGAATTTCTAA
- the NUD1 gene encoding Nud1p (similar to Saccharomyces cerevisiae NUD1 (YOR373W); ancestral locus Anc_7.7) has translation MAMATTLQQDHNSPMRAVSEKLRNLHISPKESSSSNLENMGDSNRTTVKTATRVPTSEEEKKRFKSYMQNDKFAESKFVSQDEMQTCIPDGSANIIRPVSNGTIEYGTVQRGRRALSGTTKNDDIAQYKQYFVTHNEDSNNNNNNNSKNSTSNSNNTRISRKKDPESDLIVNASLNDISGVPNTFKRYQDAKQANTTQKISIDNLHSTSDLDNSDPRPEAYKIFDNVLKNKRFKNPIIANSTEQDINVSKTRHTTANNTNTVNGDDNEKLQIHSRKSPLKSSSSSISSLSYSTSSITNSSNSANVQNSFLNSGYPDFNIMDGNPNKSPIPLIKPENCGLIFEKQTGVWTDKEKNLNEDISSSHAVDNSTSNALNSYDTSDLHKLSNTRDQITIESTSNRTEYPDETEYPDDTEIQPPLFNEKYLSNLNNNDDNTTTTTNNNNIDINNTNSNYNNNIQGINQNCNNSKGSTITHNNNNNNNNIEGMINDTQHHIANTTGISEVDISFQQSTITFISELINIMPHKQEWFKISQLIINDKSITNVVGLEKLMPQLLSCNLDNNQLESLQGIPSNVLHLSCSNNNLSNSNCSLEHLPNLETLNLSKNNISSDLSILVSCIHLKDVNLSNNRIRSLEGINTCQVKRLNLANNNISGTINFKDLINHSMNSFNCWSQIEELDLSDNQIVSIINISSLPKLRKLCVDNNPIEYLYEEEPESKVTMKEEQSQYKHFTNSNFKFKSNLEILSLLETSSTLLQIGNIPTILPFPHLKSLRIDGFFPGLNKLDSLPETLESLMINNGNMARMFDFHILPKRLERLRLNKIINFTRLPNNFQFICPLLKELNLNDNELDDFQNFIHNVPAFNLQELSIVNNSFFPQVRDIIEKDGTNVNPEVILKSMKDEFIIAIRMTCPDIRELIV, from the coding sequence ATGGCCATGGCAACGACTCTACAACAAGATCATAACTCCCCTATGAGAGCTGtatctgaaaaattacgAAATCTCCATATAAGTCCCAAAGAATCCTCATCGTCTAATCTTGAAAATATGGGCGATTCAAATAGAACCACAGTAAAGACTGCAACTAGAGTCCCCACTTCTGAagaggaaaagaaaaggttTAAATCATATATgcaaaatgataaatttgcAGAGTCAAAATTTGTATCACAAGATGAGATGCAAACTTGCATTCCCGATGGTTCTGCGAATATAATCAGGCCAGTGTCGAATGGTACAATCGAATATGGGACTGTCCAGAGAGGTAGACGTGCATTATCGGGGACTACTaagaatgatgatataGCTCAATATAAGCAGTATTTTGTGACTCATAACGAAGACAgtaacaacaataacaacaacaacagtaAAAATAGTACGTCTAATAGCAATAATACTAGAATCAGTAGGAAGAAAGACCCGGAATCTGATTTGATCGTCAATGCCtcattaaatgatatatCTGGTGTTCCAAATACTTTTAAAAGATATCAAGACGCCAAACAAGCAAATACAACTCAAAAAATATCTATTGATAACCTCCATTCAACTTCTGATTTAGATAATAGTGACCCGAGACCGGAAGCttacaaaatatttgataatgtATTAAAGAATAAACGTTTTAAAAATCCAATAATCGCAAATAGTACAGAACAAGATATTAATGTATCTAAAACTCGTCATACTACGGctaataatactaatactgttaatggtgatgataatgagaaattacaaatacATTCGAGGAAATCACCTCttaaatcatcttcatcttcgatatcatctttatcataTTCAACTTCCTCAATAACGAATTCTTCAAACTCCGCAAATGTTCAAAATTCGTTCTTAAATTCAGGATATCCAGATTTTAACATTATGGATGGAAATCCAAATAAATCACCTATACCATTAATTAAACCTGAAAACTGTGGActtatatttgaaaaacaaacCGGAGTCTGGACAGACAAGGAGAAGAATCTAAATGAGGATATATCTAGTAGTCATGCAGTCGATAACTCAACATCTAACGCTTTAAATTCATATGACACTTCAGATTTACACAAGTTATCCAATACGAGAGATCAAATTACTATAGAATCGACTTCTAATAGAACAGAATATCCTGATGAAACAGAATATCCTGATGATACAGAAATTCAACCCccattatttaatgaaaaatacCTTTcaaatcttaataataatgatgataatactactactactactaataataataatattgatattaataatactaacagtaactataataataacattcaAGGAATTAATCaaaattgtaataattcaaaGGGTTCCACCATCactcataataataataataataataataacattgaAGGAATGATAAACGATACCCAGCATCATATTGCCAATACCACAGGTATATCAGAAGTAGATATTTCATTCCAACAAAGTACAATTACATTCATTTCCGAATTAATAAACATAATGCCTCATAAACAAGAATGGTTTAAAATTTCGCAACTTATAATCAATGATAAATCGATAACTAATGTTGTTGgtttagaaaaattaatgcCGCAACTTTTATCATGTAATCTAGACAATAATCAATTGGAATCATTACAAGGTATACCATCGAATGTTTTACATTTATCATgctcaaataataatttatccaATTCAAATTGTTCACTGGAACATTTACCAAATTTGGAaactttaaatttatccaagaataatatttcatctGATTTATCCATTTTAGTATCATGCATCCATTTGAAGGATGTTAACTTATCAAATAATCGAATTAGATCATTAGAAGGTATTAACACTTGTCAAGTCAAAAGATTAAATTTAgcgaataataatatatcaggtacaattaattttaaagatttaattaatcattcaatgaattcatttaattgttggtctcaaattgaagaattagatttATCTGATAACCAAATCGTATCGATTATCAATATATCCTCTTTACCTAAATTGAGAAAACTATGTGTAGATAACAATccaattgaatatctttatGAGGAGGAACCGGAATCAAAAGTAACTATGAAAGAAGAGCAATCACAATATAAACATTTCACCAATTCCaactttaaattcaaatccaatttagaaatattatcgttattagAAACCTCAAGTACATTATTACAAATTGGTAATATTCCAACGATATTACCCTTTCCACATTTAAAGTCGCTACGAATTGATGGATTTTTCCCCGGACtaaataaattagattCCCTTCCTGAGACATTAGAAAGTTTAATGattaataatggtaatatgGCAAGAATGTTTGATTTCCATATCCTCCCTAAAAGATTAGAACGATTAAGATTGAataagataataaattttacCCGATTACCTAacaatttccaatttatatgtccattattgaaagaattaaatttaaatgataatgaattagatgatttCCAGAATTTTATTCATAATGTTCCAGCATTTAATCTTCAAGAATTAAGTATTGTCAACAATTCGTTTTTCCCTCAAGTAAGGgatatcattgaaaaagatgGTACAAATGTTAACCCAGAGGTTATACTAAAGTCCATGAAGGATGAATTTATAATTGCAATACGAATGACCTGTCCCGATATTAGAGAGTTGATCGTTTAG